Within Sorghum bicolor cultivar BTx623 chromosome 2, Sorghum_bicolor_NCBIv3, whole genome shotgun sequence, the genomic segment GCACGTCTCTAAATGCTACTGGAATAGTTAATTAAAGTTTGGTGGAAAGACAAGTCTTGATGGGACAGAAATATACTATTAGTAGCGAGTGATTACATAGGCTAAGATCGACCAGATGGCGATGGCCACGTTGCGTTTCTTAGCCAAGATGGCCCTGCCTGTTAGGCTATGGATGGCGATGTTTAGGGGTAATTTTAAATTTCCTTATAAAAAGGCATTATTATCCATGTCTTGCAAGTTTTTTCTATCGAGGTGTTACGATCTAATTTTGGCTAGAAAGTGCAGTGTTCTTTTGATAAGTAcagaacaaaaatactatataaACCAATTTTGTTTTTCTAATCAATAACATGGTATATCCTCTGCAATTTAGATTGATATGAGCTATTCATAGTACCACAAAGATTAAGACATGGTAGTCTATTATGTTTGGACTAGACCAAAGAACGACAACCACAAACCGCGCCTAGGTGATCATTTACGTTGTGGAACCTATAGAAAAACACTGCACGAGAGCTTCCGACAACAAAACGTAGACACCAACACAAGTAGCAAGCTTAATTTAACAAGACACTATACTACTATATGCCATGACGCTTAGGTTAGAACATGTAAATAGCTAGCATGTAACATAGCGACAAAATTCAAACTCCAATTGCACTGCAATTTGTTTCTTCtttttagcttttaccttttctGTTAGTTGAGAATGTAAAACCAACATATAAACCTATTATGCGTGTTCCTTTTTATCTCTACTTAATGCAAAGACAGAGCACCTGCCGTTTTATGCTAAAAAATATATACTATAACATGTTTTTTTATGAATTGATGATTATACAAACAACAAATAGGATTATAGATCGTTCTATTGTTTTATTGCCTAAAAACCAGAACTCATTCGCCTGTTTTCTAACACAATGCCTGTCATCCGCTAGCTATATATGCTAAACAAATAGCAAGCATCCTACAAACGTTCGGGGGTAGGCAATGTGGATGGTGACACGGTGTAAACAAACCAAAGAAAACCGTGAGAGCCAAAGAAAGATACCAACCCCAAGCTCCATCCTAACATACAGCACTGTACCAACCCAATCTCACTGGATCGCCCAACGATTAACGACGGACGAATCAATCAACCACACCACGGGTCGTCCTCGTCCACGCGACGCCACCACGCACACGGCGCCTCCGTCCTCACGCTTATTCTCACCGCCCACGCAGCCGGCCACGCCCCAGCTCCCAGCCCCGTCCCAGCTCATCATTTCGCTCCTCGGACGCGGGCCGGCGGGGGGCAGTTTCATCAATAATCGCCTTCGCCCTTTCGCCTTCCTTCCTTCACCCGGACGCAGCACCGGCCAACCAAATAAAAACACGCCGCGCCGCCCCGACGCGGCGCGCTCCGTCTTCCTCCCTCCTCGGTCCCTGCCTTCCAAATCAAAACCAGCCTGCCTTGCCAGCCGCCGCCTCGTCCTCTCCGTCTGCCATCCTCCCGGCATCGCCCTCTCCCTCGCCCTCACCGCCTCGGAACCCTAGCGGATCGTCATTCGTTCGCGCGCGCCCCGCCCCGCCTCGCCATGGAGGACTTCGCGCGCGCGGTGGAGGACGGGCTCAAGCTCTCTAAGCGGCTCGTGCTCCCGGGAGGGCTGCCCCCGCCGCGCCCGCCGGCGGGGATGGAGCGCACCGTGTCGGCCGCCGCGGCGTCGGGTCCCGACCCGCGGCTGCTCCCCACGGCGCCGATGGCCTACGCGGTGGTCACCGACCCGGCCGCCGTCGACACCCCCGACGTGCCCAGCTACCAGCCCTACGTCTACGGCAACCTCGACCCGCCCGCGCTCATCCCGCTGCAGATGAAGGAGGTCGACCTGACCGTCGACTGCGCGGTCGACACCGCGCACGTCACCCTGCGCGCGCGCTGGTGGTTGCACTGCATCACGCGAAGCCGCGAGTGCGACGTGCGCCTCGTCGTCCCCTTGGTCGAGCAGGTGAGCACGATCGGGTTCTGTGCTCTGTTGTCGCGGTGTGGCATTTCGCATTCTCTGTTTTTTCCCCTGATTCCGTTGAGTGTTGACTTGTCTCGTAAGATTCAGTTTGGTGGGGGCTCAAATGATTGCGGTTGTAGTATAACCAAACCGTTTGACCAGAGCGATTGGGTCAGGAAGGCCCATGTATTAATTTGATTTTCGGTGTATGGACTTTTGCCTTCTATTGCGTATATGACCTGTAAGGTAATGCTATTCGTTTACAAACATGACTCACTTGATGCGTTTGTACCTAGTTGTCGCCTGTGTTGTTGGGTTGGTTTGTTTCGTTTACCACTGTTTTTTCATGTGTTTGGATCGATCTTCTTGTTGCTATGTTATTGGCTGCGACCAATGATTTGCTCTGTAAACTACAGATATCACTAAGGCTGGGTTCATGGATTCTTAGATAAGCAATATGAGTGTATTCCAATATAACAGATTGGTGTATTCATGCTTTAGATATAACAGAATAGTAATTTTCAGTGTAGTTGCTTAAGCAGTTAAAAGTaattctttgctttgtccatggGAAATGAAACACTAGAAGGGAAATGTTGGTTCCGCGGAGAGGTAACCTGATTTTCATAACAGTCAACCTGTTATGCAATGGGCAATCTTGCTCATTGTGCACTGGGGATCATCTTGTGTTCCCATTTGGATGCACATCACATTGGATTGCTTGGGCTTTGATTCAGCATCTGTCAGTGACAGTATATGTGATGTTCCTTAATCCTTAACACCCTGTGGAATACAtgctttgcaaaatagaaattaaTTTTGATATTCAAGTTCTTATTCTCTTTTAATGACTGTTGCATGTCATTAGGTCCGTGCAAGGTTGTCATCTTGCCTGCTTTCAGGGTTGACAAGGACTTGGATAAGATAAATACAAAATATTTCAAGCACTTGCTTGAACACTAGGTTCTTGTGAAACAGAGATATTTTTTATTGATTGATGTTGTGATTGCTGTGGATGTTTTTTATCGATTGATGTTCTAATTGCTCAATTTAATAACATGATAGGTACAAATAACAAAGAATTTCCCTCTCACCATTTGTTTATATGCATTGATTTCATCCATTATTGATAGACATCACCATAAAATCAAGCCTAGCATTGACTATCTTGCATACTTATGTTGTTAAGAAACATCAGTTTCCATTTGGATTGGTCTCAACCTAAGAACGGTTTGGCTAATAGGGTTCAATTCTAGGCGCTGAGGTTGCTATCGGAAGAAGATCATATAATACCCAAGTAATCGAAGTAGAAGACACTTTGGAGAGTCATGCAAAAATTGAGAGCGGTGGCCTTCTGAAGCCACATCTGTTTTTCTTGACAATACCTCAGGTATGTGCTTTGGTATCCCCAGTGCCTTGTTTTTGACGATTGGAGTTTGGAAGTGCTATCATGCTTTGCTGATTTGCTGCTTGTCTCATTCATCAAGGTCGAGGGAGGAGCAGATATTTATGCTACATTTCGATGGTCTCAGAAGTTGCTCTATGACAGTGGGCATTTCTCTGTTGAAATACCTTTCCGTTTTCCATACTTTGTCAACCCATTACCAAAAGTTTTCATGAAGAGGGAAAAAATTCAGTTGACTGTGAACAGTGGTTTCAGTAAAGAGGTTTTGCTGCAAGGAACAAGCCATCCGTTGAAGGTGATCTAATTTTATTAACTGTCCTGATGTGCATTTGGAGCATTAGGAGTTCTGCAGAGGTTTGATCTTCtggatttttattttcatttcagGAAAAGAGTAGGCAAGGAGATAAATTGTTTTTCCATCATGAAGCCATTGTTGAGAATTGGTCGAGCAAAGATTTCAACTTTTCATACAGTGTGAGTTTTTCTGCATTGATGTTCCCTACAGGCCAATGCCGAACTATCTTGCGAGTCTAGCTCATCATGATATTCAGCAGATAATAGTTTATAATCTTGCTGAATATTCTGTCCTTTGCCTAATTTAAATTTTATGTTGACATGTGTAGGTTTACTCAGGCGATTTGTCTGGTGGTGTGCTTGTGCAACCTGCAACATTACGTGACTATGATGAAAGAGATATGTTCTGCATTTTTCTTCTACCTGGAAGTGGCAACAGAAAGGTTAGTTGTTGCTACTTGCAACATTATCTTGATTGATATCCCTGCACTTGGAATGTTATCTATTTCAAGGTCAGGGATGTCAAGCTGAAATTCCTTTTAAGCTGCATGGAATTTTAAAATGAAACTCTTCTAAATCGTCATTCGCCTCTATTCTCCTTTTAGTACCTTTACAGCCTTTTAGTACCTGTTTTGGTTCATTGGCTCAGAAGAAGTTCATCATCATGTTGCCCCTTTGTATTTCAAGAAATATGCCTTCATGGTTCTTTATCTCATTCGAGCTATTTCAATAGGTATTCAGAAAAGCAGTTGTGTTTATTGTTGACGCAAGTGGAAGCATGCAAGGAAGGCCTCTTGAGAATGTCAAGCGTGCAGTTTCTACCGCTCTTTCAGAGCTTGTGGAAGGGGATTACTTCAACATTATAACATTTAATGATGAGCTTCACTCATTCACTTCCTGTTTAGAGCAAGTAAATGACAAAGCAATAGCAAGTGCAACTGATTGGATGAATGCAAACTTTGTTGCTGAGGGTGGCACAGATATTATGCATCCTTTGAGTGAGGTATGGCATTTTGAACAACTTCAGTTGGGATTTTTCTTATTTTGTAATCCGGACTTCTCCTGTTTTGTTATTCATACTGGTCATTTCTTCATGCAAGGCAATGGCATTACTATCAAGTGTTCATGACACACTTCCACAAATTTATCTTATTACTGATGGTTCTGTTGATGATGAGCATAACATCTGCCAAACTACAAAAACTGAGCTCACCAACAGAGGGTCTAAATCTCCCCGAATTTCTACTTTCGGACTAGGTAATATTATTGTGACTTCCGATCAACGCAATTTTGTTAGTACCTTAGTTCTTGACTTGAACTAAAGTTCTGCCTTATTTTACCTATGGTCTTCTCAGTATTTTTATATACAAGTGTTAATTCCTGTGCAAACAAAAACTGTGCGTAATTTAATAGGATTGTTAACTCTGTGATTTGTGGCTATTGTGAATCAAACAATGTTTTACTCTGTCTTGTGTAGTTCGTCAAATTATGTTTTGGATAGCACatgttttctattttttctgaTGTTGTGACTCGAACATGTTAGGATCGTATTGCAACCACTATTTCCTGCGCATGTTAGCTTCAATTGGCAAGGGACATTACGATGCTGCACTTGAGACAGGTACCTGCTGTTCTTGTCTTTGCATTATGATCTGGCTTCATGTACCTTTCGTATTATCGTTTATGTATAATGAGTAAAGGATATGGTATGACCTCATGATTCCATTGCTTGTTGATGTATTGCAAATATAAGATGTAATCAGTTCTAGCTGTGGTTATATATACATTTTATCCAATTTCCTTAATCTCCTTGACATGTCCAAAAAAAATTATTGAACCTTCTTGCTTTGTATTCTGGGTCGTCAGAGCTAGCAAGCT encodes:
- the LOC8060680 gene encoding uncharacterized protein LOC8060680; this encodes MEDFARAVEDGLKLSKRLVLPGGLPPPRPPAGMERTVSAAAASGPDPRLLPTAPMAYAVVTDPAAVDTPDVPSYQPYVYGNLDPPALIPLQMKEVDLTVDCAVDTAHVTLRARWWLHCITRSRECDVRLVVPLVEQGSILGAEVAIGRRSYNTQVIEVEDTLESHAKIESGGLLKPHLFFLTIPQVEGGADIYATFRWSQKLLYDSGHFSVEIPFRFPYFVNPLPKVFMKREKIQLTVNSGFSKEVLLQGTSHPLKEKSRQGDKLFFHHEAIVENWSSKDFNFSYSVYSGDLSGGVLVQPATLRDYDERDMFCIFLLPGSGNRKVFRKAVVFIVDASGSMQGRPLENVKRAVSTALSELVEGDYFNIITFNDELHSFTSCLEQVNDKAIASATDWMNANFVAEGGTDIMHPLSEAMALLSSVHDTLPQIYLITDGSVDDEHNICQTTKTELTNRGSKSPRISTFGLGSYCNHYFLRMLASIGKGHYDAALETASIENRILKWFRRASSTIVANISIDAMTHLDEFEVDSEYIPDLSANSPLCVSGKYQGKFPDTVKAKGYLADMKEISIELKVQQLKEIPLDKVLVTKQIDLMTAKAWLSADKQLERKVIKLSIQNGVPSEYTEMTLLQTNLDKVDGTQKVKQKLKGQKGRDEQRILMHGLKLGFGNKDATRENLITGFGDRNPAEKLVMLHKGKGCCSSVADCLCCMCCIKACNRMNDQCAILMAQICAALACLGCYECCSEVCCGGSES